A stretch of DNA from Bacillota bacterium:
GGAGCCGCGAGCTGGCTCCTCTTCTCCGAGCCAGCTCTCCCGGCGACAAGACTACGCTGCTCATACCACCCTCTGGGTCGACTCCGAGGGCGCGACAACGCTCCCATGAAGCGGTTATGAGATCCCGGTTGCCGGGGAGCTCCGGCCCCGAAGGCCCGAACCAGTGTGCGTCGAGGTCCTGCTTTGCGCAGCGGTCACCGCGGCCCGTGTCGAGCGATGACATACTTGAAACGCCTCCGCATAGCGTGTTCACCGCGGGCACAATCCGTCCGGTCCTATCTACGCCCGCCAACTCCGCTCGCCAGCAGAACGACGCCCGCAGCAACGAGAAGGATGGGCCAAAGAGCGCCCAAGTCGAACCAGGGACAGAAATCACGCACGAGGAGGAGTCCACCCACACACACGAGGATGAGGCCGATGATCCTCGAGGCACCTACGTCTCGATCCGCGCTGCCGGTACCCTCGCGGCACGACCCCAACGACGCGTTCTCTTGGGCGTGGGTCGAACCCCCGTGCGGACCTGCGGGCGGTGTCCCTCCCTTCAGTCTAGCCTCGACCTCTTTGGCTTTCTCTATCACTTCCTGGCGAATACCTTCGGTCTTCTCGAACCGCTCGCTCGCCTCGGTATGCGGGTTCGCCGGGATGACTATCCATGCGATCAGGTACGCCAGCACCCCGATGCCATTGGCGAGCGCGAGGATTACCCACAGTATTCGCACTAGCGTGGGGTCGATGTCGAAGTACTCCGCTAGCCCCCCGGCAACGCCCCCGATCATGCACTCGGTTTTCGAACGATAGAGCCGCCTTGCCACCGGACCCACTCCTCACAGCGGACGTTATTTCTTGG
This window harbors:
- a CDS encoding PspC domain-containing protein; protein product: MARRLYRSKTECMIGGVAGGLAEYFDIDPTLVRILWVILALANGIGVLAYLIAWIVIPANPHTEASERFEKTEGIRQEVIEKAKEVEARLKGGTPPAGPHGGSTHAQENASLGSCREGTGSADRDVGASRIIGLILVCVGGLLLVRDFCPWFDLGALWPILLVAAGVVLLASGVGGRR